In Elstera cyanobacteriorum, the genomic stretch TGAGGATCAGCCCGAAGGTTGCTAGCAGTTCCGCCGCAAGTTGCCCCGGCCCCGCCCGCAGTTTTTGCGACACTTGCAAGATCGTATCGTCAAACATCAGGTGCGCCGCCCAAACACCGAGGATCGCACCGAGGAGTTGGGCGCCGACATAGGCGAGGGCCGCCCGCCCGCCCATTTCCCCGCGCAGGACCATGACCAGCGTCACGGCGGGGTTGAACTGCGCGCCGGAGATGGGGCCGAACAGGGTGATCAACACGACCAGCCCGGCGCCGGTCGCCAGCGTATTGCCGAGCAGCGCCAGCGCAGTATTTCCCCCCGCCAGCCGTTCGCCCATGATGCCGGACCCGACGACGATGGCGAGTAATAGGGCCGTGCCGAGCGCTTCGGCGATCAGGCGGCGGCGCATGATCAACAGCAAACGGCGCGTTGCGCCGCTTCCGCCAGAGGGGCGCAAATCTCGGGGCGGCCTTGGCAGCAATCTTCCATCAGATAGAGGATCAAATCGCTGAGGCCGCCGATATCGGCGGTATAGATGATCGAGCGCCCGTCGCGGCGGCTGGCGATCAGCCCGGCATTTGTCAGCAGGGCCAATTGTGCCGACAGCGTGTTGGGCGGCACCGCCAAGGCGCGGGCAATCTCCCCAGCAGGCAGCCCC encodes the following:
- a CDS encoding ArsR/SmtB family transcription factor; the encoded protein is MESIVAVKRLSALAQENRLAVIRLLVKAGAEGLPAGEIARALAVPPNTLSAQLALLTNAGLIASRRDGRSIIYTADIGGLSDLILYLMEDCCQGRPEICAPLAEAAQRAVCC
- a CDS encoding MIP/aquaporin family protein, whose product is MRRRLIAEALGTALLLAIVVGSGIMGERLAGGNTALALLGNTLATGAGLVVLITLFGPISGAQFNPAVTLVMVLRGEMGGRAALAYVGAQLLGAILGVWAAHLMFDDTILQVSQKLRAGPGQLAAELLATFGLILTILGTRRTRPDAVPLMVGLYITAAYWFTASTSFANPAVTLARMLSDSFAGIAPASAPAFLLAQIAGAVLGSWLGGWLFTQERPAS